In Proteus vulgaris, one DNA window encodes the following:
- the deoB gene encoding phosphopentomutase — protein sequence MKRVHIMVLDSFGIGAAGDAEKFGDQGSDTLGHIAQAFADGKADKEGRKGPLHLPNLCRLGLGKAAEESTGKFPIGLDKNADIIGAYGYASEISSGKDTPSGHWEIAGVPVLFDWGYFKELKNSFPQELLENIVKRAKLPGYLGNCHASGTVILDELGEEHMKTGKPIFYTSADSVFQIACHEETYGLDELYELCEIARDELNKGDYNIGRVIARPFIGDKPGNFARTGNRHDLAVEPPAPTMLKKLVDEKQGHVVSIGKIADIYANVGITKKVKATGIDALFDATLEEMKLAGDNTIVFTNFVDFDSSYGHRRDVVGYGEALELFDRRLPELMELVKEDDILILTADHGCDPTWPGSDHTREHIPVLVYGPKVKPGSLGHRETFADIGQTVVKYFGLSPVDYGKAMF from the coding sequence ATGAAACGTGTACATATCATGGTATTAGATTCCTTCGGTATCGGTGCTGCCGGTGATGCAGAGAAATTCGGTGATCAAGGTTCAGATACTTTAGGGCATATCGCACAAGCGTTTGCTGACGGTAAAGCAGATAAAGAAGGTCGTAAAGGCCCTCTTCATTTGCCAAATCTTTGCCGTTTAGGTTTAGGTAAAGCCGCTGAAGAATCAACAGGTAAATTCCCTATTGGTTTAGATAAAAACGCAGATATCATCGGTGCTTATGGCTACGCGAGTGAAATCTCTTCTGGTAAAGATACTCCGTCAGGCCACTGGGAAATTGCGGGTGTTCCTGTGCTTTTCGATTGGGGATACTTTAAAGAGCTGAAAAACTCATTCCCACAAGAACTGCTAGAAAATATCGTTAAACGTGCAAAATTACCGGGGTACTTAGGTAACTGTCACGCGTCTGGTACGGTTATTTTGGATGAGCTTGGCGAAGAACACATGAAAACCGGCAAACCGATTTTTTATACTTCTGCTGACTCTGTATTCCAAATTGCATGTCATGAAGAAACTTACGGTTTAGACGAATTATATGAGCTGTGTGAAATTGCTCGTGATGAACTAAACAAAGGTGATTACAACATTGGTCGTGTTATTGCGCGTCCATTTATTGGTGATAAACCAGGTAATTTCGCCCGTACAGGTAACCGTCATGATTTAGCAGTAGAACCACCAGCACCAACTATGTTGAAAAAACTGGTTGATGAAAAACAAGGCCATGTTGTTTCTATCGGTAAAATTGCTGACATCTACGCAAACGTAGGTATCACTAAAAAAGTGAAAGCAACAGGTATTGATGCACTGTTTGATGCAACACTTGAAGAAATGAAACTTGCGGGCGATAACACAATCGTCTTCACCAACTTTGTTGACTTCGACTCCTCTTATGGCCACCGTCGTGATGTTGTCGGTTATGGTGAAGCATTGGAATTATTCGACCGTCGCTTACCTGAATTAATGGAGCTGGTAAAAGAAGATGACATTCTTATCTTAACAGCAGACCACGGTTGTGACCCAACTTGGCCAGGTTCTGATCATACTCGTGAGCACATTCCTGTTCTGGTTTATGGTCCTAAAGTTAAACCAGGTTCATTAGGTCATCGTGAAACCTTCGCTGATATCGGCCAAACTGTTGTGAAATACTTCGGTTTATCTCCGGTCGACTATGGTAAAGCAATGTTTTAA
- the deoD gene encoding purine-nucleoside phosphorylase gives MATPHINAEMGDFADVVLMPGDPLRAKYIAETFLQDVRQVNNVRGMLGFTGTYKGRKVSVMGHGMGIPSCSIYAKELITDFGVKVIIRVGSCGAVLPDVELRDVVIGMGACTDSKVNRLRFKDQDFAAIADYQLVQNAVDAAKAKDIKVRVGNIFSADLFYSPDPEMFDVMEKYGILGVEMEAAGIYGVAAEYGAKALTICTVSDHIKKGTQTTAEERQTTFNEMIEIALESVLLLED, from the coding sequence ATGGCTACCCCTCATATTAACGCAGAAATGGGCGATTTTGCTGATGTCGTTTTAATGCCGGGCGACCCGCTTCGCGCTAAATACATCGCTGAAACTTTTTTACAAGATGTCCGTCAAGTAAACAATGTTCGTGGTATGTTAGGTTTTACAGGTACGTATAAAGGCCGTAAAGTTTCTGTAATGGGCCACGGTATGGGTATTCCTTCCTGCTCAATTTACGCTAAAGAATTAATTACTGATTTTGGCGTAAAAGTGATTATTCGTGTGGGTTCATGTGGTGCAGTATTACCAGATGTTGAATTACGTGATGTTGTTATCGGTATGGGTGCATGTACAGACTCTAAAGTTAACCGTCTACGTTTCAAAGACCAAGATTTCGCAGCTATTGCAGATTACCAATTAGTTCAAAATGCTGTTGATGCAGCAAAAGCGAAAGACATTAAAGTTCGCGTAGGTAATATCTTCTCTGCTGATCTGTTCTATTCTCCAGATCCAGAAATGTTTGATGTAATGGAAAAATACGGCATCCTAGGTGTTGAAATGGAAGCCGCAGGTATTTACGGCGTTGCAGCTGAATACGGTGCAAAAGCGCTGACTATCTGTACTGTATCTGACCACATCAAAAAAGGTACACAGACTACAGCAGAAGAGCGCCAAACTACCTTTAACGAAATGATTGAAATTGCATTAGAATCTGTTCTGCTATTAGAAGACTAA